One window of Acropora palmata chromosome 1, jaAcrPala1.3, whole genome shotgun sequence genomic DNA carries:
- the LOC141892766 gene encoding uncharacterized protein LOC141892766, producing MELEDGFLSGFLNIAELEKYFSHDYELDTFRDIKPFQPVQKSKTDCERFNELPANEFINWSNYPQTQRVSDMSSIRRLQTAPREEIVFFNVQKCYEKVQCRKNKKSKQRVQGATINLRVTTDAPISRVEVFVERLPKAAVLCGDSNGRVPLKTKLENLMYSDNYLRQDQYFSVDLDSVYHNPLTGSPVYKLSTVDSERRNRFWLVAHIVYNGNLKSQPFYSEPFLLKSKRSSRSSPY from the exons ATGGAACTGGAGGATGGATTTCTGAGCGGGTTTTTGAATATTGCAGAGCTGGAGAAATACTTTAGCCATG ATTACGAGCTGGACACGTTCAGAGATATCAAGCCGTTCCAACCGGTTCAAAAGTCTAAGACAGACTGTGAAAGATTCAACGAGTTGCCTGCAAACGAATTCATAAACTGGTCAAACTATCCTCAAACGCAAAGAGTCTCGGACATGTCCTCTATCCGACGCCTACAGACAGCCCCGAGAGAGGAAATTGTGTTTttcaatgttcaaaaatgCTACGAGAAAGTTCAATGTCGaaagaataaaaaatcaaagcaGCGGGTACAAGGCGCCACCATCAATCTGAGAGTTACAACTGATGCTCCCATATCCAGGGTTGAAGTGTTCGTGGAGAGGCTACCTAAGGCCGCGGTGCTTTGTGGGGATAGTAACGGCAGAGTGCCACTGAAAACCAAGTTGGAAAACCTCATGTATTCAGAT AACTACCTAAGGCAAGACCAGTACTTTTCTGTGGACCTGGACTCGGTGTATCATAATCCCCTTACTGGTAGCCCTGTGTACAAACTTTCTACAGTGGACTCGGAAAGGAGGAATCGCTTTTGGTTGGTGGCGCATATCGTATATAATGGTAATCTTAAAAGTCAACCGTTTTATAGTGAACCCTTTTTACTCAAGAGCAAGAGAAGTTCAAGGTCATCTCCTTACTAA
- the LOC141895220 gene encoding ubiquitin-conjugating enzyme E2 Q2-like isoform X3, translating into MSKFQELKRELSILDKTFGPRHEHFRVEAHGLDEVTYRFIAPDGEHIVHCNISESYPSPPPMWFSESEDAKITQIVESLSCIEPTSPNLLLRSTKHLIKELCKWQNISLPPYVDSLDLVQLIQEDVEMKDCTLSQDDDESEDEGLEEGHEDSEDSDNYEMEEDMEQDSNKEVQEIGAANYAVLERIRVNRREDHLKGTVCGSVQATDRLMKELRDVYRSDSFKKGTYSVCLNNDNLYDWTIKIMRVDPDSTLHRDLMQLKGQEGTDHVLLNMTFTEKFPFDPPFVRVVYPVLTAGYVLSGGALCMELLTPQGWSSAYTIEAVIVQIAATLVKGKARINFQDNKKQGVYSLVRAQQSFRSLVQIHEKNGWYTPPKHEG; encoded by the exons ATGTCCAAGTTTCAAGAACTCAAAAGGGAGCTTAGTATCCTTGATAAAACGTTTGGCCCACGGCACGAACATTTCCGTGTTGAGGCCCACGGTTTGGACGAGGTGACATACCGATTTATTGCACCCGATGGCGAACATATAGTTCACTGCAATATATCT GAATCATATCCTAGCCCACCGCCTATGTGGTTCTCGGAAAGTGAAGACGCAAAAATCACTCAAATTGTGGAATCCTTGAGCTGTATTGAACCAACGTCTCCTAATCTG CTTCTTCGCTCTACAAAGCACTTGATCAAGGAACTCTGTAAATGGCAGAATATCTCTTTACCACCGTACGTAGACAGCCTAGATCTCGTACAGCTGATTCAA GAGGATGTTGAAATGAAGGACTGTACTTTGTCACAAGATGATGATGAGAGTGAAGATGAAGGCTTAGAAGAG GGTCATGAGGATAGTGAAGATTCTGATAACTATGAAATGGAAGAAGACATGGA GCAAGACTCAAACAAGGAAGTGCAGGAAATTGGTGCTGCAAACTATGCAGTGTTGGAAAGGATACGAGTTAACAGGAGAGAAGACCATCTTAAG GGAACAGTGTGTGGTTCTGTGCAAGCAACAGACAGATTAATGAAAGAACTCAGAGATGTGTATAGGTCAGATAGTTTCAAAAAAG gaaccTATTCTGTGTGTTTAAACAATGATAATCTATATGACtggacaataaaaattatgag AGTGGATCCAGATAGTACCCTACACAGAGATTTGATGCAGCTAAAAGGGCAAGAAGGGACAGATCATGTATTACTAAACATGACATTTACA gaaaaatttccatttgatCCACCATTTGTGCGAGTCGTTTATCCTGTCTTAACAGCAGG TTATGTGCTGAGTGGTGGAGCTCTGTGCATGGAACTTCTTACTCCTCAG GGCTGGAGCAGTGCCTATACTATAGAAGCAGTCATTGTGCAAATTGCTGCTACACTGGTCAAAGGAAAGGCAAGAATTAACTTCCAAGATAACAAAAAG CAAGGGGTATACAGCCTTGTAAGAGCTCAGCAGTCTTTTAGATCATTAGTTCAAATCCATGAAAAAAATG
- the LOC141892770 gene encoding uncharacterized protein LOC141892770 yields the protein MDMCECLELTTATEKDSKLLGLLNSPLILKEILVSQSLPWRQDDVEEPEQQRENVTEPTTPTGYCQPSFADLVEAPWENNIKVNFPDLKHVYLKIQSRANRLSRQRVENGKVKIRVISLGPQILSIEVYVERTPDAAVLFGDKCGRVRLKSQPGKYYPNQHYFTVDLDSVYDSPTNQGVPVYKLSTVDSERRNKFRLIVVVVLIGDIRSKEYISRSFRLRSRAGRFRSESL from the exons ATGGATATGTGTGAATGTCTTGAACTGACAACAGCGACCGAGAAGGACAGCAAATTACTTGGCTTGCTCAATTCTCCATTGATACTGAAAGAGATTCTCGTGTCACAAAGTTTGCCTTGGAGACAGGACGACG tTGAGGAACCCGAACAACAAAGGGAAAACGTAACAGAACCCACCACACCCACTGGCTACTGTCAGCCTTCATTTGCGGATCTGGTCGAGGCACCTTGGGAAAATAACATAAAAGTGAACTTTCCCGATCTCAAGCACGTTTACCTGAAAATACAATCGCGTGCCAATCGTCTGTCCAGGCAAAGAGTGGAAAATGGCAAGGTCAAGATACGAGTTATTTCGTTGGGTCCTCAGATATTGAGCATTGAGGTCTACGTTGAAAGAACCCCTGATGCGGCTGTTCTGTTCGGAGATAAATGTGGTAGGGTGCGACTGAAGTCTCAGCCTGGAAAGTACTACCCAAATCAG CATTACTTCACAGTAGATTTGGACTCCGTTTATGATTCGCCTACAAATCAGGGTGTTCCAGTTTACAAGCTCTCCACAGTGGATTCTGAAAGGCGAAACAAGTTCCGTTTGATCGTCGTCGTTGTACTTATCGGCGATATCCGTAGCAAGGAGTACATCAGCCGCTCGTTTCGTCTGCGCAGCAGGGCTGGCAGATTTAGAAGTGAATCACTGTAG
- the LOC141895220 gene encoding ubiquitin-conjugating enzyme E2 Q2-like isoform X2 has product MSKFQELKRELSILDKTFGPRHEHFRVEAHGLDEVTYRFIAPDGEHIVHCNISESYPSPPPMWFSESEDAKITQIVESLSCIEPTSPNLLLRSTKHLIKELCKWQNISLPPYVDSLDLVQLIQEDVEMKDCTLSQDDDESEDEGLEEGHEDSEDSDNYEMEEDMEQDSNKEVQEIGAANYAVLERIRVNRREDHLKGTVCGSVQATDRLMKELRDVYRSDSFKKGTYSVCLNNDNLYDWTIKIMSSMPTTSVGHKRTQNTYRKEEGMALPVLWCGLKRVDPDSTLHRDLMQLKGQEGTDHVLLNMTFTEKFPFDPPFVRVVYPVLTAGYVLSGGALCMELLTPQGWSSAYTIEAVIVQIAATLVKGKARINFQDNKKQGVYSLVRAQQSFRSLVQIHEKNGGKKHFYKC; this is encoded by the exons ATGTCCAAGTTTCAAGAACTCAAAAGGGAGCTTAGTATCCTTGATAAAACGTTTGGCCCACGGCACGAACATTTCCGTGTTGAGGCCCACGGTTTGGACGAGGTGACATACCGATTTATTGCACCCGATGGCGAACATATAGTTCACTGCAATATATCT GAATCATATCCTAGCCCACCGCCTATGTGGTTCTCGGAAAGTGAAGACGCAAAAATCACTCAAATTGTGGAATCCTTGAGCTGTATTGAACCAACGTCTCCTAATCTG CTTCTTCGCTCTACAAAGCACTTGATCAAGGAACTCTGTAAATGGCAGAATATCTCTTTACCACCGTACGTAGACAGCCTAGATCTCGTACAGCTGATTCAA GAGGATGTTGAAATGAAGGACTGTACTTTGTCACAAGATGATGATGAGAGTGAAGATGAAGGCTTAGAAGAG GGTCATGAGGATAGTGAAGATTCTGATAACTATGAAATGGAAGAAGACATGGA GCAAGACTCAAACAAGGAAGTGCAGGAAATTGGTGCTGCAAACTATGCAGTGTTGGAAAGGATACGAGTTAACAGGAGAGAAGACCATCTTAAG GGAACAGTGTGTGGTTCTGTGCAAGCAACAGACAGATTAATGAAAGAACTCAGAGATGTGTATAGGTCAGATAGTTTCAAAAAAG gaaccTATTCTGTGTGTTTAAACAATGATAATCTATATGACtggacaataaaaattatgag TTCAATGCCTACAACCTCTGTGGGACATAAAAGAACTCAAAACACTTATCGCAAAGAGGAGGGCATGGCGTTGCCAGTGTTATGGTGTGGCCTAAAAAG AGTGGATCCAGATAGTACCCTACACAGAGATTTGATGCAGCTAAAAGGGCAAGAAGGGACAGATCATGTATTACTAAACATGACATTTACA gaaaaatttccatttgatCCACCATTTGTGCGAGTCGTTTATCCTGTCTTAACAGCAGG TTATGTGCTGAGTGGTGGAGCTCTGTGCATGGAACTTCTTACTCCTCAG GGCTGGAGCAGTGCCTATACTATAGAAGCAGTCATTGTGCAAATTGCTGCTACACTGGTCAAAGGAAAGGCAAGAATTAACTTCCAAGATAACAAAAAG CAAGGGGTATACAGCCTTGTAAGAGCTCAGCAGTCTTTTAGATCATTAGTTCAAATCCATGAAAAAAATG GTGGAAAAAAGCACTTTTACAAGTGTTAA
- the LOC141895220 gene encoding ubiquitin-conjugating enzyme E2 Q2-like isoform X1, which produces MSKFQELKRELSILDKTFGPRHEHFRVEAHGLDEVTYRFIAPDGEHIVHCNISESYPSPPPMWFSESEDAKITQIVESLSCIEPTSPNLLLRSTKHLIKELCKWQNISLPPYVDSLDLVQLIQEDVEMKDCTLSQDDDESEDEGLEEGHEDSEDSDNYEMEEDMEQDSNKEVQEIGAANYAVLERIRVNRREDHLKGTVCGSVQATDRLMKELRDVYRSDSFKKGTYSVCLNNDNLYDWTIKIMSSMPTTSVGHKRTQNTYRKEEGMALPVLWCGLKRVDPDSTLHRDLMQLKGQEGTDHVLLNMTFTEKFPFDPPFVRVVYPVLTAGYVLSGGALCMELLTPQGWSSAYTIEAVIVQIAATLVKGKARINFQDNKKQGVYSLVRAQQSFRSLVQIHEKNGWYTPPKHEG; this is translated from the exons ATGTCCAAGTTTCAAGAACTCAAAAGGGAGCTTAGTATCCTTGATAAAACGTTTGGCCCACGGCACGAACATTTCCGTGTTGAGGCCCACGGTTTGGACGAGGTGACATACCGATTTATTGCACCCGATGGCGAACATATAGTTCACTGCAATATATCT GAATCATATCCTAGCCCACCGCCTATGTGGTTCTCGGAAAGTGAAGACGCAAAAATCACTCAAATTGTGGAATCCTTGAGCTGTATTGAACCAACGTCTCCTAATCTG CTTCTTCGCTCTACAAAGCACTTGATCAAGGAACTCTGTAAATGGCAGAATATCTCTTTACCACCGTACGTAGACAGCCTAGATCTCGTACAGCTGATTCAA GAGGATGTTGAAATGAAGGACTGTACTTTGTCACAAGATGATGATGAGAGTGAAGATGAAGGCTTAGAAGAG GGTCATGAGGATAGTGAAGATTCTGATAACTATGAAATGGAAGAAGACATGGA GCAAGACTCAAACAAGGAAGTGCAGGAAATTGGTGCTGCAAACTATGCAGTGTTGGAAAGGATACGAGTTAACAGGAGAGAAGACCATCTTAAG GGAACAGTGTGTGGTTCTGTGCAAGCAACAGACAGATTAATGAAAGAACTCAGAGATGTGTATAGGTCAGATAGTTTCAAAAAAG gaaccTATTCTGTGTGTTTAAACAATGATAATCTATATGACtggacaataaaaattatgag TTCAATGCCTACAACCTCTGTGGGACATAAAAGAACTCAAAACACTTATCGCAAAGAGGAGGGCATGGCGTTGCCAGTGTTATGGTGTGGCCTAAAAAG AGTGGATCCAGATAGTACCCTACACAGAGATTTGATGCAGCTAAAAGGGCAAGAAGGGACAGATCATGTATTACTAAACATGACATTTACA gaaaaatttccatttgatCCACCATTTGTGCGAGTCGTTTATCCTGTCTTAACAGCAGG TTATGTGCTGAGTGGTGGAGCTCTGTGCATGGAACTTCTTACTCCTCAG GGCTGGAGCAGTGCCTATACTATAGAAGCAGTCATTGTGCAAATTGCTGCTACACTGGTCAAAGGAAAGGCAAGAATTAACTTCCAAGATAACAAAAAG CAAGGGGTATACAGCCTTGTAAGAGCTCAGCAGTCTTTTAGATCATTAGTTCAAATCCATGAAAAAAATG